The following are from one region of the Paenibacillus sp. JZ16 genome:
- a CDS encoding YybH family protein — translation MKPSIPASRVWKPEEMNAAFADSYNSGDIDQVLALYEPNSIHVHSNGSLEIGIHSFRHTLEELLLLQGKMVSTNLYCIPFENIAMLRAHFILHTVDPDGQSLVLQGYTSEIVRQQPDGSWLYIVDHPFGSDVME, via the coding sequence ATGAAACCATCCATTCCCGCAAGCCGAGTCTGGAAGCCGGAGGAGATGAATGCCGCATTTGCTGATTCATATAACTCAGGGGACATCGATCAAGTGCTGGCGTTGTATGAACCGAACAGTATTCATGTCCACAGCAATGGAAGCTTGGAGATCGGAATTCATTCCTTCCGCCATACGCTGGAGGAACTGCTGCTGCTTCAAGGCAAGATGGTCTCCACCAATCTATACTGCATCCCTTTTGAAAATATCGCTATGCTGCGTGCCCATTTCATCTTGCATACCGTGGACCCGGATGGCCAATCTCTTGTGCTGCAAGGTTATACCTCCGAGATCGTGAGACAGCAGCCTGATGGAAGCTGGTTGTACATTGTGGACCATCCGTTTGGTTCAGATGTTATGGAATGA
- a CDS encoding FecCD family ABC transporter permease encodes MTMPTKRSIPISIKLIAGIIVFIGMFVVAMVFGAAETSIKDVWFALTTSMEGEKLSLLREIRLPREVAAILVGAALAVSGAIMQGITRNPLADPGLLGLTSGANAALAFTLAFMPAANYFGIMVACFIGAAIGAVMVFGIGAMRKGGFSPLQMVLAGSAVSAFLYAIAEGIGIYFKISKDVSMWTAGGVIGTSWGQLQTIFPFILIGIIIAIVLSRQLTILSLSEEVAVGLGQNIAAIKGILFVVIVLLAGTSVALVGNLAFLGLMIPHIVRGIVGTDYRHVIPMSALVGAIFMLFADTVGRTLHAPYETPVAALIAIMGLPFFLFIVRKGGRGLS; translated from the coding sequence ATGACAATGCCTACGAAACGATCCATTCCTATTTCCATCAAATTGATTGCAGGCATCATCGTATTTATAGGCATGTTTGTTGTTGCGATGGTGTTCGGCGCAGCTGAAACCAGCATCAAGGATGTATGGTTTGCCCTTACCACCTCGATGGAGGGCGAGAAATTATCCCTCCTTCGCGAAATCCGGCTGCCCCGTGAGGTTGCCGCCATTCTGGTCGGAGCCGCGCTTGCGGTCTCCGGCGCCATCATGCAGGGCATTACCCGCAATCCGCTGGCGGATCCCGGCCTGCTCGGTCTTACCAGCGGGGCGAATGCGGCGCTTGCCTTCACGCTGGCTTTCATGCCGGCTGCGAATTATTTTGGCATTATGGTGGCCTGCTTCATCGGAGCAGCGATCGGTGCCGTGATGGTCTTCGGTATCGGAGCCATGCGAAAAGGCGGCTTCTCTCCCTTGCAGATGGTGCTGGCTGGCTCAGCCGTATCCGCATTCCTGTACGCCATCGCTGAAGGAATCGGCATTTATTTTAAAATATCCAAGGATGTGTCCATGTGGACGGCAGGCGGTGTGATCGGCACATCATGGGGACAGCTGCAGACGATATTTCCGTTTATTCTCATTGGAATTATTATTGCCATCGTGTTATCAAGACAGCTGACCATCCTTAGCCTAAGTGAAGAGGTCGCCGTCGGTTTGGGACAGAACATTGCCGCTATCAAAGGCATCCTGTTTGTCGTGATTGTCCTCCTGGCTGGAACCTCTGTGGCCTTGGTGGGAAATCTGGCCTTCCTCGGCCTGATGATTCCCCATATCGTACGCGGGATCGTTGGAACCGACTACCGCCATGTCATTCCGATGTCCGCCCTCGTCGGAGCCATCTTCATGCTGTTTGCCGACACGGTTGGACGAACGCTGCATGCTCCTTACGAAACACCCGTAGCTGCTCTGATCGCCATCATGGGATTGCCCTTCTTCCTGTTTATCGTACGCAAAGGAGGGCGGGGACTGTCATGA
- a CDS encoding ABC transporter ATP-binding protein, with product MIRLSTDRISVGYGENLILNRLNVDIPDKRITTIIGPNGCGKSTLLKAVTRIIPYQSGAAILDGEEIAKMNTKLLAKKLAILPQTPEGPGGLTVGELVSYGRYPHQRGFGRLTKQDMEVIDWALEVTGTQDYKYRSVDALSGGQRQRVWIAMALAQETEMIFLDEPTTYLDMAHQLEILELLERLNIEQERTIVMVLHDLNQAARFADYIIAMKDGDIIQAGDPEAVISHDVLKKVFHIDAEIGRDPRTAKPICITYNLLKGEKEDVLKTEQNDNYEETTHPVYSAAAHS from the coding sequence ATGATTCGCCTAAGTACAGATCGAATAAGCGTCGGTTACGGCGAGAATCTGATATTGAATCGTCTTAACGTAGATATTCCCGATAAAAGAATCACAACCATCATTGGGCCGAACGGCTGCGGCAAATCCACTCTTTTGAAGGCTGTTACCCGCATTATTCCTTACCAGTCCGGTGCTGCCATTCTGGATGGAGAAGAAATCGCCAAGATGAACACCAAGCTCCTGGCGAAAAAGCTGGCCATTCTGCCCCAAACTCCGGAAGGACCGGGCGGATTGACGGTTGGCGAGCTTGTCTCCTATGGCCGATATCCTCATCAACGCGGTTTTGGCCGCTTGACCAAGCAGGATATGGAAGTGATTGACTGGGCGCTGGAGGTTACCGGGACCCAGGATTACAAATATCGCTCGGTGGATGCTCTATCCGGGGGACAAAGACAGCGGGTGTGGATTGCGATGGCCCTTGCTCAGGAGACCGAAATGATCTTCCTCGACGAACCGACAACGTATCTGGACATGGCGCATCAGCTTGAGATCCTGGAACTGCTGGAGAGACTTAACATCGAGCAGGAGCGTACCATTGTTATGGTCCTGCATGATTTAAACCAAGCCGCCAGATTCGCTGATTACATTATCGCGATGAAGGATGGCGATATCATTCAGGCCGGAGATCCGGAAGCCGTCATTTCACACGACGTATTAAAGAAAGTATTCCATATCGACGCCGAGATCGGCCGCGATCCGCGCACCGCAAAACCGATCTGTATCACGTACAATCTATTAAAAGGGGAAAAAGAGGATGTACTCAAAACGGAGCAAAACGACAACTACGAAGAAACTACTCATCCCGTTTATAGCGCTGCTGCTCATTCTTAG
- a CDS encoding winged helix-turn-helix transcriptional regulator, with product MPYQDERYGCPAEVGLHMISGKWKPRVLYELFQETLRFGELHRRIPEVSRHVLTVQLRELEERGIVKRTVYQEVPPKVEYSITEFGIHFKAVLEQMVILGQQYIDTKQVPNE from the coding sequence ATGCCATATCAGGATGAGCGGTATGGGTGCCCGGCTGAAGTAGGCTTGCACATGATTAGTGGAAAGTGGAAGCCTCGAGTACTGTATGAACTGTTTCAGGAAACGCTGCGTTTTGGTGAGCTGCATCGGAGAATACCGGAAGTATCAAGGCATGTGCTTACCGTTCAATTGCGGGAATTAGAGGAGAGGGGCATCGTGAAACGGACGGTGTATCAAGAGGTACCCCCCAAGGTGGAATACTCCATAACGGAGTTCGGTATCCATTTCAAAGCGGTGCTTGAGCAAATGGTCATTCTGGGACAACAGTATATCGATACGAAACAGGTCCCTAACGAATAG
- a CDS encoding iron-hydroxamate ABC transporter substrate-binding protein yields the protein MYSKRSKTTTTKKLLIPFIALLLILSACSSKPAETSSNHTGTTETPKTEQSETPSGTITYESENGPVEVPANPQRVVVLSSYVGDLLALGVNMVGVDSWSKANPAFADKIKDAEEVTDESLEKIIELDPDLIIGLSTIKNVDKLKEIAPTVTFTYGKVDYLTQHLEIGKLVNKEKEAQAWIDDFKQRAQKAGEDIRAKIGEDATVSVIESFDKQLYVYGDNWGRGTEILYQEMKLNMPEKVKEMALKDGYYALSAEVLPEYAGDYVILSKFADADTSFQQTETYKQIPAVKNGRVYEADGNRIYFNDATTLEYQLEFITEHFLGN from the coding sequence ATGTACTCAAAACGGAGCAAAACGACAACTACGAAGAAACTACTCATCCCGTTTATAGCGCTGCTGCTCATTCTTAGCGCTTGCAGCAGTAAGCCTGCGGAGACAAGCAGCAATCATACAGGAACGACCGAAACACCGAAAACGGAACAAAGCGAAACTCCATCCGGGACCATTACATATGAGTCCGAGAACGGACCCGTCGAAGTACCTGCCAATCCGCAGCGCGTGGTTGTGCTGTCCTCCTACGTAGGCGACCTGCTTGCACTCGGCGTCAACATGGTGGGCGTTGATTCCTGGTCCAAGGCAAATCCCGCATTTGCGGACAAAATCAAGGATGCCGAAGAAGTCACGGATGAAAGCCTGGAGAAAATCATCGAGCTGGACCCCGACCTCATCATCGGCCTGTCCACTATCAAGAACGTCGATAAGCTGAAAGAGATTGCCCCAACCGTGACCTTCACCTACGGAAAAGTCGATTATTTGACGCAGCATCTTGAAATCGGCAAGCTTGTGAACAAAGAAAAAGAAGCCCAAGCCTGGATCGATGATTTCAAGCAACGGGCGCAAAAAGCCGGTGAGGACATCCGTGCCAAAATTGGAGAAGACGCCACCGTATCCGTTATCGAGAGCTTTGATAAGCAGCTTTATGTATACGGCGATAACTGGGGCCGCGGTACTGAAATCCTGTATCAGGAAATGAAGCTGAACATGCCGGAAAAAGTGAAAGAAATGGCACTCAAGGACGGTTACTATGCCCTTTCCGCGGAAGTGCTGCCGGAGTATGCCGGCGACTATGTTATTCTGAGCAAATTTGCCGATGCCGATACGTCCTTCCAGCAAACCGAGACGTATAAGCAAATCCCGGCGGTGAAGAATGGCCGCGTATACGAAGCAGACGGAAACCGGATTTATTTTAATGATGCCACCACGCTGGAGTACCAACTGGAGTTCATTACGGAACACTTTTTGGGCAACTAG
- a CDS encoding FecCD family ABC transporter permease has translation MIHPSLIRKQRITFLVLLILTVVTILVGLGLGYSSVSYDRIIPTLLGQGSFKEKFIIFDVRLPRMLITLLAGMALALSGAILQSITRNDLADPGIIGINSGAGVGVAVFFLFFPIEAGSFIYMLPLAAFIGAVLTAVGIYLFSFRKGEGLQPVKLVLTGVGFSMALSGVMIMLTSSAERTKVDFIAKWLAGGIWGTDWPFIVALLPWLIILIPFTLYKAQRMNLLGLSDPVGIGVGVSIEKERIVLLLAAVALAASAVSVTGGITFIGLMGPHIAKALVGPRNQMYIPIAVLIGGWLLLLADTIGRNIVDPDGIAAGIMVAIIGAPYFVYLLLKKK, from the coding sequence ATGATTCATCCATCGTTAATAAGAAAACAACGCATTACATTTCTGGTCTTGTTGATCCTTACAGTAGTTACTATCCTCGTTGGTCTGGGTCTCGGTTATTCATCCGTTAGCTATGACCGGATTATTCCAACCCTGCTGGGGCAAGGCAGCTTCAAGGAGAAATTCATTATTTTCGATGTGCGCCTGCCGCGCATGCTTATTACTTTGCTGGCCGGAATGGCGCTTGCCTTATCGGGTGCCATTCTGCAGAGCATTACCCGAAATGATCTTGCGGATCCCGGTATTATCGGCATTAACTCGGGGGCCGGGGTCGGCGTAGCCGTATTTTTCCTGTTCTTCCCGATCGAAGCCGGCTCCTTTATTTACATGCTGCCCTTGGCGGCATTTATCGGAGCTGTGCTAACGGCCGTGGGCATCTACCTGTTCTCTTTCCGAAAAGGCGAAGGCTTACAGCCCGTTAAATTGGTGCTTACCGGTGTCGGGTTCTCCATGGCACTCTCGGGTGTCATGATTATGCTCACGTCGTCTGCCGAGCGGACCAAGGTCGATTTTATCGCCAAGTGGCTGGCTGGCGGGATATGGGGAACCGATTGGCCCTTCATTGTGGCACTGCTGCCCTGGCTGATCATCCTGATTCCGTTCACCCTATACAAAGCGCAGCGCATGAATCTGCTGGGATTAAGCGATCCCGTGGGCATCGGCGTCGGCGTATCTATTGAGAAGGAGCGCATCGTGCTGCTTCTGGCTGCCGTAGCGCTTGCAGCATCCGCGGTATCCGTTACGGGCGGGATTACATTCATTGGACTCATGGGCCCACACATTGCTAAAGCGCTGGTCGGCCCGCGGAATCAGATGTACATTCCGATTGCCGTATTGATCGGGGGCTGGCTGCTGCTGCTCGCGGACACGATCGGACGCAATATCGTGGATCCCGACGGCATCGCCGCAGGCATTATGGTCGCCATCATCGGCGCGCCGTATTTTGTATATTTGCTGCTGAAGAAAAAATAA
- a CDS encoding BCCT family transporter, which translates to MKGSLLKNIVFTVSAVIIAILAILGAAMPGAFGEVAGYLYRFTTNTFGWFYLLSIFVIIIFLIWVAASKYGTIRLGGDKEKPEYPFFTWIGMLFSAGFGVGLVFWGVAEPMSHFFKTPFGGVEAQGVDAARVAMGYSFFHWGISQWSVFALVGLVIAFLQYRKQKDGLVSTALEPVTGSKPAVKNTIDILAVIATVMGIATSIGLGVLQMSGGLNTIMGVNNGVGLQLMMLGLIFVAYMISSTTGLDKGIKYLSNLNLALALIFLLFVFVSGPTVFILETFTLALGDYITNFVSYSLRLQPYAEGTWVREWTIFYWAWAIAWSPYVGAFVARVSKGRTIREFIVGVMVVPPVIACLWIAVFGGTAIWFDLHESTGIAAAVNADVTSALFQLFNQLPFSMVMNVLAILLILTFLVTSADSATYILSSMTTYGSLNPPHIAKIVWGTLMAAIAGVLLYAGGLEALQTASLIAALPFTVLLLLLVIAVVKLLSREPIPIRKADLKRFRRLEEAANRGKK; encoded by the coding sequence ATGAAAGGGAGTTTATTGAAGAACATCGTGTTTACGGTTTCGGCCGTTATCATTGCCATTCTTGCTATTCTAGGGGCTGCTATGCCTGGAGCATTTGGTGAAGTGGCAGGGTATTTGTACAGATTTACGACGAATACGTTCGGCTGGTTCTATCTGCTCTCGATCTTTGTGATTATTATCTTTTTGATCTGGGTGGCAGCCAGTAAATACGGAACGATTCGCCTTGGCGGAGATAAGGAGAAGCCCGAGTATCCGTTCTTCACCTGGATTGGAATGCTGTTCTCTGCGGGGTTTGGTGTAGGGCTGGTGTTTTGGGGCGTGGCTGAACCCATGAGCCATTTTTTTAAGACGCCGTTCGGAGGCGTCGAAGCACAAGGTGTGGACGCGGCGCGCGTGGCTATGGGCTATTCTTTTTTTCATTGGGGGATTAGTCAGTGGTCGGTGTTTGCCCTTGTCGGACTTGTGATCGCGTTTCTTCAGTACCGTAAGCAGAAGGATGGGCTGGTGTCGACAGCGCTGGAGCCTGTCACCGGCTCGAAGCCCGCAGTGAAGAATACAATTGATATCCTTGCGGTGATTGCAACGGTCATGGGCATCGCGACTTCCATTGGACTTGGCGTTCTGCAGATGAGCGGTGGTTTGAACACGATTATGGGAGTGAACAATGGTGTCGGGTTGCAGTTAATGATGCTGGGGCTTATTTTTGTCGCTTATATGATCTCATCCACAACGGGATTGGATAAAGGGATTAAATACTTAAGCAACCTGAACCTCGCGTTGGCGCTCATTTTTTTATTGTTTGTGTTTGTTAGTGGTCCCACTGTTTTCATCTTGGAGACCTTTACATTGGCGCTAGGCGATTACATTACGAATTTCGTCTCGTACAGCCTGAGGCTTCAACCCTACGCTGAAGGCACGTGGGTACGGGAATGGACGATCTTTTACTGGGCCTGGGCGATTGCTTGGTCTCCGTATGTGGGAGCTTTCGTGGCGAGGGTGTCCAAGGGAAGAACGATTCGTGAATTCATTGTGGGCGTGATGGTTGTGCCGCCGGTCATTGCCTGTCTATGGATCGCGGTATTCGGCGGGACGGCGATCTGGTTTGATCTGCACGAGAGCACCGGGATTGCTGCAGCCGTTAATGCAGATGTGACATCTGCTCTGTTTCAGCTCTTTAACCAATTACCCTTCTCCATGGTCATGAATGTGCTGGCGATCTTACTCATTCTGACGTTCCTGGTAACATCAGCGGACTCAGCAACTTACATCTTATCCAGCATGACCACCTATGGCAGCCTGAACCCTCCGCACATTGCAAAAATCGTGTGGGGCACGCTCATGGCAGCGATAGCAGGTGTACTGCTGTATGCGGGCGGGCTGGAAGCCTTACAGACGGCTTCATTGATTGCGGCATTGCCGTTTACGGTGCTGCTGCTGCTGTTGGTCATTGCCGTGGTGAAGCTGCTGAGCCGCGAGCCGATTCCGATTCGGAAGGCTGATCTGAAACGGTTCCGCCGTCTGGAGGAGGCGGCCAACCGGGGGAAGAAGTAA